The Accipiter gentilis chromosome 7, bAccGen1.1, whole genome shotgun sequence genome includes a region encoding these proteins:
- the LOC126040632 gene encoding GON-4-like protein isoform X5, whose translation MAAAALAALAAPRRHGGASGPRATNMAAPRPRTRPTWGAAPARRVRAGMSLSLKMLPCKKRRAAVAGPQSPRERGGAEEDAELPGAGGSSAAGAVDGGSSAKLAPAARAGGPYCGPGVWRGPGEGSLKGGKRPPARAAQGSGQEAPGAKEACATAQIPEGLASPEAVAEGKTPKLCTEVEVNSQRDPYLTENQSAMQESPVRSSLQLAVRNPTVMKPLKNTRAEEQDGEDIERRKRRRKATKRKREGKSQEEEGSLSCDIKLDDTLDRTLEDGAKQHNLTVVNVRNILHEVITNEHVVAMMKAAISETEDIPLFEPKMTRSKLKEVVEKGVVIPTWNISPIKKANEVKPPQFVDIPLEEDDSSDEEYQPDDEDEDETAEESLLESDVESTASSPRGAKRSRTRRSSDEEGGMLCEMEKVTTPVVRHISAEVVPMGPPPPPKPKQNKDSTFMEKLHAVDEELASSPVCMDSYQSLEDSLIAFRTRSKRPLKDVPLGQLEAELRAPDITPDMYDPNTADDEEWKRWLGGLMNDDVENEDEADDDDDPEYNFLEDLDEPDTEDFRNDRAVRITKKEVNELMEELFETFQDEMGFSNMEDEGPEDDENVTESRPNFNTPQALRFEEPLANLLNEQHRTVKEQLEQLRMKKSSIKPPQEIEKSKPQNEKPLQSLVLDSMQRKRLQQQMQQHVQLLTQIHLLASSNPALSSEASTTRMFLSELGNFARSSALLRQSFNPKFQTMFQPCNLKGALQLIEDFHAQVQVDWSPRKAVKKSANEFPCLPKQVAWILATRRVFMYPELLPICSLKANPPRDKIIFTKAEDNLLALGLKHFEGTEFPKPLISKYLLPTKTAHQLTVRIKNLNMNRAPDNIIRYYKKTKQLPVLFKCCEEIQPNEWKPPVEREEHRLPFWLKASLPSIQGELKQLAEDAREMPGSPDAEGVFLGTGKETSDTEYDEKYPLLMPKGLVLTLKPLANRFSRRAWRRQRSSALKPVLIRPSPCLQPSSNTINIQKTVKLSQSEAPPSKVMVQIPRLIQPATVMQTVPGVQPLNVPAVVGSGDGLEFQNVLSTSHSDSRQAFSAAVPPALVSSNPVTFQPKLMLPALAGAKIRKPCVRKGYQKKKGTKSAPLIKTSPLIQPSPVILTVPATTVKVVNIGNGCNMIQPINTTVGRGTQAIPVTTLLVNPSTFPCPLNQPLVTSSIPSLIVSPNPVSLSASSVGENEEQLNLVPSCPSGNNKNTYPTVEPKVEPPELYVSCSAVSPKECSTNPATSNNSSQQKVNKTDCCSWTVVKGDENTSEPLCVDLLPHLEDPDETVKIEPEDSNDATKEVNPVQKRDLLCAKVKEEFMLHLSQELNMEAACSCSNDLKEIKKEHTLCDEKGEEERRALQTSPHGEQHMDAGVVAGPQVSSESPKNLSYTADVEAEFSSPLGRPEDSSSIDGQSVGTPAGPEAGGEREGPEEEEEDDFDDFTQDEDEEMSSASEESILSVPELQETMEKLTWLATERRLSQEGDSEEENSQEENSEPEEEEEEEGEGIESLQKDDEICGDTSEEPKSAFTLTKAAPQLEARRMPAGENMKAPGKSRSSHRTRNKRGRARASKDTSKLLLLYDEDILERDPLREQKDLAFAQAYLTRVREALQHVPGKYEDFLRVIYEFEISTDKQTAVDLYSTLQKLLHDWPQLLTDFAAFLLPEQALECGLFEEQQAFEKSRKFLRQLEICFAENPAHHQKIIKVLQSCADCLPQEIAELKTQMWQLLKGHDHLQDEFSIFFDHLRPSASRMGDFEEINWTEEKEYEFDGFEEVSLPDVEEEDEPPKIHAASKNKKRKEIGGQNNDKEVEWVDGTKECSCSCHEGSSDLKLKKSKRRTCSHCSSKVCENKFYKNKDSQELTASLVQQESSPQPEGRDSGMSKEPGEESLENRDEREDVQSRTKTVSRKVDSLASGSHLEGKIASSRHASSEKAALPDNQVQEAGVSAVVNTAKDSDSSITGLRWTHLQKATLIKLPQETKDCPCTVGSESEGLKQQHQGNTDASLGLSRDLLLSSCSATVKGLTGPSSSSGKSVCQAEGLHSDSSDKLAVFGHASKLGGKEFEGPPLPLEGKPEAKQGWITLGRKPTLGKSCSSQSPDNCILETDMGCTGNLPESRSKSNANNCFQMQQHSEQLEYRVVTASLEQKEEEQQQQRVTEATVCAKNSKVSSTGEKVVLWTREADRVILTTCQEKGAHLETFHAISQKLGNKTASEVSRRFRELMRLFHTSCDGSSEDEEDATSTSNTDQLSDKDLLLSEEEPDD comes from the exons ATGGCGGCGGCCGCGCTGGCCGCGCTCGCCGCCCCGCGTCGTCACGGCGGGGCTAGCGGCCCGCGCGCCACCAACATGGCGGCGCCTCGTCCCCGCACCCGGCCAACATGGGGGGCGGCGCCTGCGCGGCGG GTGCGCGCCGGGATGTCGCTCTCGCTGAAGATGCTGCCCTGCAAGAAGAGGAGagcggcggtggcggggccgcAGAGCCCGCGGGAGCGCGGCGGCGCCGAGGAGGACGCGGAGCTGCCCGGCGCCGGCGGCTCCTCCGCGGCGGGCGCCGTCGATGGCGGGTCTTCCGCCAAACTTGCGCCAGcggcccgagccggcgggccgtACTGCGGCCCGGGCGTGTGGAGGGGGCCCGGGGAGGGCTCGCTGAAGGGCGGGAAGAGGCCCCCGGCCAGGGCGGCCCAGGGCTCCGGTCAGGAAGCGCCGGGCGCGAAGGAGGCCTGTGCTACCGCCCAGATCCCCGAGGGCCTCGCGAGTCCCGAAGCGGTGGCGGAAG GGAAAACACCTAAGCTGTGTACAGAGGTGGAAGTGAATTCGCAGAGAGATCCATATCTGACGGAAAACCAATCTGCAATGCAGGAGTCTCCAGTGAGAAGTTCTTTGCAGCTGGCTGTTAGAAATCCTACTGTGATGAAGCCACTGAAGAACACCAGAGCTG aGGAGCAAGATGGAGAGGATattgagagaaggaagagaaggaggaaggcaaCCAAacggaaaagagaagggaaaagtcAGGAAGAGGAGGGATCTTTATCTTGTGACATCAAGCTAGATGATACTCTTGATCGCACCTTAGAAGATGGAGCTAAACAACATAACCTGACAGTTGTCAACGTGCGAAACATCCTGCAT GAAGTGATCACAAATGAGCATGTTGTTGCTATGATGAAAGCAGCCATCAGTGAGACAGAAGATATACCTCTGTTT GAGCCCAAAATGACTCGTTCCAAACTGAAGGAAGTTGTGGAGAAAGGAGTG GTGATTCCAACATGGAATATTTCTCCAATTAAGAAGGCGAATGAGGTGAAG CCTCCTCAGTTCGTGGACATTCCTCTTGAGGAAGATGATTCATCTGATGAAGAATACCAGCCtgatgatgaggatgaggatgagacTGCAGAAGAG AGCTTGCTGGAAAGTGATGTAGAGAGCACTGCTTCTTCTCCTCGGGGAGCAAAACGATCTAGGACAAGGCGATCATCTGATGAAGAGGGAGGGATGCTCTGTGAG ATGGAGAAGGTTACTACACCTGTTGTTAGACATATTAGTGCCGAAGTAGTTCCCATGGGACCTCCACCACCTcctaaaccaaagcaaaacaaagacagCACTTTCATGGAGAAGCTGCATGCAGTGGATGAAGAATTGGCTTCAAGCCCAGTATGCATGGATTCTTACCAG TCTCTGGAAGACAGCCTCATTGCCTTCCGAACCCGATCTAAGAGACCGCTGAAGGATGTTCCTCTTGGTCAGCTGGAGGCTGAGCTCCGAGCCCCAGATATCACACCTGATATGTATGATCCCAatactgcagatgatgaagaatGGAAAAGGTGGCTTGGAGGACTCATGAATGACGATGTGGAGAATGAAG ATGAagcagatgatgatgatgacccTGAGTACAACTTCCTGGAAGATCTGGATGAACCAGATACAGAAGACTTCAGAAATGATCGTGCTGTGAGAATTACCA AAAAGGAAGTGAATGAACTGATGGAGGAGCTGTTTGAGACA TTTCAGGACGAGATGGGTTTCTCAAACATGGAAGATGAAGGTCCAGAAGATGATGAAAATGTTACAGAGTCACGGCCAAATTTTAATACACCACAGGCACTTAG ATTTGAAGAGCCTCTGGCCAATTTACTGAATGAACAACACCGGACAGTGAAGGAACAACTTGAACAGTTGAGAATGAAAAAGTCCTCTATCAAGCCACCACAAGAGATAGAAAAATCAAAACCTCAAAATGAGAAGCCTCTCCAGAGCCTTGTTCTGGACAGTATGCAAAGAAAGAGGCTCCAGCAGCAAATGCAGCAG CACGTTCAGCTTCTGACTCAAATCCATCTTCTTGCAAGTTCCAACCCTGCTTTAAGTTCAGAGGCCAGTACTACCAGGATGTTTTTG AGTGAACTTGGTAACTTTGCTCGAAGCTCTGCACTCCTTCGTCAGTCGTTCAATCCTAAATTTCAAACAATGTTCCAGCCATGTAACTTGAAGGGAGCACTGCAGCTCATTGAAGACTTTCATGCCCAAGTCCAAGTTGACTGGAGCCCTCGCAAAGCTGTGAAGAAGAGTG CCAATGAATTTCCATGTTTGCCAAAGCAAGTGGCATGGATTTTGGCAACAAGGAGAGTCTTTATGTACCCAGAGCTACTGCCAATATGTTCCTTGAAAGCAAACCCTCCCCGGGACAAGATTATCTTCACCAAGGCAGAGGACAA tTTATTAGCTTTAGGTTTGAAACATTTTGAAGGCACAGAGTTTCCAAAGCCTTTGATCAGCAAGTATCTCTTGCCAACAAAAACTGCCCACCAGCTTACAGTACGAATCAAGAATCTCAATATGAATCGAGCCCCTGATAATATCATCAGA TActataaaaagacaaaacagttgCCTGTTCTGTTCAAGTGCTGTGAGGAAATCCAGCCTAACGAGTGGAAGCCACCTGTGGAGAGAGAAGAACATCGCCTGCCATTTTGGCTAAAG GCAAGCTTGCCTTCCATTCAGGGGGAATTGAAGCAATTAGCAGAAGATGCCAGGGAGATGCCAGGTTCACCTGATGCAGAAGGTGTCTTTTTGGGGACAGGAAAGGAAACTTCAGACACAGAATATGATGAAAAATACCCTCTACTTATGCCAAAGGGACTAGTACTGACCCTAAAGCCCCTTGCCAATCGATTCTCTAGGAGAGCATGGAGGAGGCAGAGGTCTTCAGCTCTGAAGCCTGTCCTCATTCGACCAAGTCCTTGTCTGCAGCCTAGTTCCAACACTATTAACATCCAGAAAACTGTGAAGCTATCCCAGTCAGAAGCTCCTCCCAGCAAAGTTATGGTTCAGATTCCTCGGCTAATCCAGCCAGCTACAGTTATGCAGACTGTGCCAGGAGTGCAGCCTTTGAATGTTCCAGCAGTGGTAGGAAGTGGGGATGGCTTGGAATTTCAGAATGTGCTTTCCACTTCGCATTCAGACTCCAGACAAGCTTTCTCAGCTGCTGTACCACCAGCTCTAGTGTCCTCAAATCCAGTAACTTTTCAGCCAAAACTGATGTTGCCAGCTTTGGCCGGAGCAAAAATACGCAAACCTTGTGTTCGTAAGggataccaaaagaaaaaagggacaaaatCTGCCCCACTGATAAAGACTTCACCTTTGATTCAGCCATCTCCTGTCATCCTTACTGTACCTGCTACCACAGTGAAAGTGGTTAATATAGGCAATGGTTGCAATATGATTCAGCCCATAAATACAACAGTTGGTAGAGGCACTCAGGCTATTCCAGTTACAACCTTATTGGTAAATCCATCCACTTTCCCATGTCCATTAAATCAGCCTCTAGTGACTTCTTCAATCCCTTCATTGATAGTTTCTCCTAACCCTGTCAGTCTATCTGCATCATCTGTTGGTGAAAATGAAGAACAGTTGAATCTGGTTCCTTCCTGCCCTTctggaaacaacaaaaatacctaTCCCACAGTGGAGCCCAAGGTTGAACCCCCAGAGTTGTATGTTTCGTGCTCTGCTGTCTCACCCAAGGAGTGTAGTACAAATCCTGCCACTTCAAATAACAGCAGTCAGCAAAAGGTAAACAAGACTGACTGCTGTAGCTGGACAGTGGTAAAAGGAGACGAGAACACTTCAGAGCCATTGTGTGTGGACCTTTTGCCTCATTTAGAAGATCCAGATGAAACAGTGAAAATTGAGCCTGAAGATTCAAATGATGCTACCAAGGAAGTAAATCCAGTACAGAAGAGGGATCTTTTATGTGCTAAAGTGAAGGAGGAATTCATGCTGCATCTCAGCCAGGAGCTGAACATGGAGGCTGCATGTTCATGTTCAAAtgacctgaaagaaattaaaaaggagcATACTTTGTGTGATGAGAAGGGAGAAGAAGAACGACGGGCTTTGCAGACGTCTCCCCATGGAGAACAGCACATGGATGCAGGTGTTGTTGCTGGACCACAAGTAAGCAGTGAGTCTCCAAAGAATCTTTCTTATACAGCAGATGTTGAGGCAGAATTTAGTAGTCCACTAGGAAGACCAGAGGATTCGTCTAGTATAGACGGCCAGTCTGTTGGGACACCAGCTGGCCCtgaagctggaggagagagagaaggaccggaagaagaggaagaagacgaCTTCGATGATTTTACACAAGATGAGGATGAAGAAATGTCATCAGCCTCAGAAGAATCTATTCTTTCAGTGCCAGAACTTCAg GAGACAATGGAAAAACTTACTTGGCTTGCAACAGAGAGACGTTTAAGCCAAGAAGGAGATTCTGAAGAAGAGAATTCCCAGGAAGAGAACTCTGagcctgaggaagaggaggaggaggaaggggaaggaatagAGAGTTTACAGAAAGATGATGAAATATGTGGCGATACATCAGAAGAACCTAAATCTGCCTTCACATTGACAAAGGCAGCCCCACAGTTAGAAGCCCGCAGAATGCCAGCAG GAGAAAACATGAAAGCCCCTGGGAAGAGCAGGAGCTCCCACAGAACCAGAAATAAGAGGGGACGGGCTCGTGCTAGCAAAGATACATCTAAGCTACTCCTCTTGTATGATGAAGACATCCTGGAGAGAGATCCCCTGCGGGAACAGAAAGATCTGGCATTTGCACAAGCTTATCTAACCAGG GTGCGTGAAGCCTTGCAGCATGTTCCTGGAAAGTATGAAGACTTTCTTCGCGTTATCTATGAGTTTGAGATTAGCACGGACAAGCAAACAGCTGTGGATCTCTATTCCACTTTACAGAAACTGTTGCATGACTGGCCACAGTTGCTCACAGATTTTGCTGCCTTTCTATTACCAGAACAAGCTTTGGAGTGTGGACTG TTTGAAGAGCAGCAAGCATTTGAAAAAAGCCGGAAGTTCCTCAGGCAACTGGAGATTTGTTTTGCTGAAAATCCTGCCCATCATCAAAAGATCATCAAAGTTCTTCAGAGTTGTGCAGACTGCCTCCCCCAGGAGATTGCAGAG CTGAAGACCCAAATGTGGCAACTGTTGAAAGGACATGACCACTTGCAGGATGAGTTCTCCATTTTCTTTGATCACTTACGGCCCTCAGCCAGCCGCATGGGAGATTTTGAGGAGATCAACTGGACAGAAGAGAAGGAATATGAG TTTGATGGGTTTGAAGAGGTGTCTTTGCCAGATGTAGAAGAGGAGGATGAACCACCCAAGATTCATGCAGCCTCAAAAAATAAGAAGCGTAAAGAGATTGGAGGCCAGAACAATGACAAG GAGGTCGAGTGGGTAGATGGGACGAAGGAATGTTCCTGTTCCTGCCATGAAGGGAGTAGTGATCTCAagctaaagaaaagcaaaaggaggacCTGCAGCCATTGTAGTAGTAAG GTATGTGAAAacaaattttacaaaaataaagattCTCAGGAGCTGACTGCAAGCCTTGTTCAACAAGAATCAAGTCCTCAGCCTGAAGGGAGGGATTCTGGAATGTCTAAGGAACCTGGAGAAGAAAGCCTGGAGAACAGAGATGAGAGAGAGGATGTCCAGAGCAGAACAAAAACTGTATCTAGGAAAGTGGACTCTCTGGCTTCAG GATCTCACCTGGAAGGAAAGATTGCCTCCAGCAGACATGCATCTTCTGAAAAAGCTGCACTGCCTGATAACCAGGTTCAAGAAGCAGGTGTCAGTGCTGTTGTGAATACTGCAAAGGACAGTGATTCTTCTATCACTGGCCTCAGATGGACACATCTACAAAAAGCTACTCTAATAAAACTACCTCAAGAAACCAAAGACTGCCCTTGCACTGTGGGAAGTGAGAGTGAGGGACTAAAGCAGCAACATCAAGGAAACACAGATGCTTCCCTTGGGCTGAGCAGAGATCTGCTGCTGTCTTCTTGTTCTGCTACAGTAAAAGGCTTAACGGGACCCAGTTCCTCTTCTGGAAAGAGTGTATGTCAGGCTGAAGGGCTTCATTCTGATTCATCAGATAAGCTCGCTGTCTTTGGTCATGCTTCAAAATTAGGTGGGAAAGAATTTGAGGGACCACCTTTGCCTCTGGAAGGAAAACCTGAAGCAAAACAGGGTTGGATAACACTGGGTAGAAAACCAACACTGGGTAAGAGCTGCAGCTCACAGTCCCCTGATAATTGCATTTTGGAAACAGATATGGGCTGCACTGGAAATTTGCCCGAGAGCAGATCAAAGTCAAATGCAAACAACTGCTTCCAGATGCAGCAGCATTCTGAGCAGCTAGAATATAGAGTGGTTACTGCCTCCCTGGAGCaaaaggaagaggagcagcaaCAGCAGCGAGTCACAGAAGCAACTGTGTGTGCTAAGAACAGCAAAGTCAGCTCAACTGGGGAGAAGGTTGTCCTCTGGACCAG GGAGGCTGACAGAGTCATCCTCACCACCTGTCAGGAGAAAGGAGCCCATCTGGAAACATTCCATGCCATCTCACAGAAACTAGGCAACAAGACAGCTAGTGAG GTATCCCGCAGGTTCAGAGAACTGATGAGGCTGTTTCATACATCCTGTGATGGGAGCTCTGAAGATGAGGAGGATGCAACTAGTACCAGTAACACAGACCAGTTGTCAGATAAAGATCTTCTGCTTTCTGAGGAAGAACCTGATGACTAA